A region from the bacterium genome encodes:
- a CDS encoding metallophosphoesterase — MPIKVQAQQQNFKPFKMIFLPDTHVSFKENEDWILYKESFVIFQDVIKSIKTVPNLDFVVFGGDLTENDDNTLSDLPLFLDSIEDINVNYFSILGDRDSDLKESYTKQDFCAEFRRNGFENPDLTYWSKQLANNTLLIGLDTSVENKFEGKIPPEELSWLDDILKSNPDKFTMIVMHHPAFQAAVSNKTAQKNFVLENADEFLTVINKYPQVKLVLSGHHHNYAAKNLNGKLFISLPSVVTYPNQYKILKIYPDRVEVENKDITFKQIIKKAKNIIVKTNYAKIFNNENPNKVLNFQEGDKISKTKIFYY; from the coding sequence ATGCCAATTAAAGTTCAAGCACAACAGCAAAATTTTAAACCTTTTAAAATGATTTTTCTTCCCGATACGCATGTTTCATTCAAAGAAAATGAAGATTGGATTCTTTATAAAGAAAGTTTTGTTATTTTTCAGGATGTCATTAAAAGTATAAAAACTGTTCCCAATCTTGATTTTGTGGTTTTCGGCGGTGATTTGACGGAAAATGACGATAATACGTTAAGTGATTTACCTCTTTTTCTTGACAGTATTGAAGATATAAACGTAAATTATTTTTCAATACTTGGAGATAGAGATTCTGACCTGAAAGAAAGTTATACAAAACAGGATTTTTGCGCTGAATTCAGGAGAAACGGTTTTGAAAATCCTGATTTAACATACTGGAGTAAACAACTTGCTAATAATACTCTTTTAATAGGTCTGGATACTTCTGTTGAAAACAAGTTTGAAGGGAAAATACCACCTGAAGAACTTTCATGGCTTGATGATATTTTAAAATCCAACCCTGACAAGTTTACTATGATTGTTATGCATCATCCTGCTTTTCAAGCAGCAGTTTCCAACAAAACAGCACAGAAAAACTTTGTTCTGGAAAATGCTGATGAATTTTTAACTGTTATAAACAAATATCCGCAGGTAAAATTGGTTTTAAGCGGGCATCATCACAATTATGCCGCCAAGAACTTAAACGGGAAGCTTTTTATTTCTCTTCCTTCTGTTGTAACCTATCCAAATCAGTATAAAATTTTAAAAATATACCCTGACAGGGTTGAGGTAGAAAATAAAGATATAACTTTCAAACAAATTATTAAAAAAGCAAAAAACATTATTGTAAAAACAAATTATGCGAAAATATTTAATAACGAGAATCCTAATAAAGTTCTAAACTTTCAGGAAGGCGATAAAATAAGTAAAACAAAAATCTTTTATTATTAG
- a CDS encoding aspartate kinase — protein sequence MGIVVQKFGGTSVADSQKIKNVANAVIKEYKNGNKVVAVVSAMGHTTDYLVKLAGEISQKPDNREMDMLLSTGEQVTIALLTMAIQEAGFPAVSLIASQVGILTESVHSKARIIDIKTDKLEENLNKGKIVVVAGFQGVTLEGEITTLGRGGSDTSAVAIAAALKADRCDIYTDVRAVYSADPRCVPKASRLDRISYIEMLELARVGANVLHPRSVETANQFNVPMRVRSSFYLDDPGTLILGVEEMEIYRAVSGVAADDSQVRIALLKVPDQPGIAAKVFGVLSKNNISVDMIIQSLEEDNANNIAFTVDEADLSKALVVLQDIKQILKAKEIVVDNNISKISIVGAGMIDRPGIAADMFEALADENINIKMIATSEIKISCLVDKERANDAIKALHTKFELDDENIDLDKVQAS from the coding sequence CAGATTCTCAAAAAATCAAAAATGTTGCTAACGCTGTAATAAAAGAATATAAAAACGGAAATAAAGTTGTGGCTGTTGTTTCTGCGATGGGACACACAACGGATTATCTTGTGAAACTGGCGGGAGAAATTTCGCAAAAACCTGATAACAGAGAGATGGATATGCTTCTTTCCACTGGAGAGCAAGTTACTATAGCCCTTTTGACTATGGCTATTCAGGAAGCAGGCTTTCCTGCGGTAAGTCTTATTGCTTCTCAAGTTGGAATTCTTACTGAAAGCGTTCATTCAAAGGCTCGAATTATTGATATTAAAACAGACAAGCTTGAAGAAAATTTAAATAAAGGAAAAATAGTTGTAGTTGCAGGATTTCAGGGTGTAACTCTGGAAGGAGAAATTACAACACTCGGAAGAGGCGGCTCTGATACATCGGCAGTTGCCATTGCAGCAGCTTTAAAAGCTGACAGGTGTGATATTTATACTGACGTGAGAGCTGTTTATTCTGCTGACCCCAGATGTGTTCCAAAAGCAAGCAGGCTTGATCGGATTTCGTATATAGAAATGCTTGAATTGGCAAGAGTTGGAGCTAATGTACTTCATCCGAGATCAGTTGAAACAGCAAATCAATTTAATGTCCCTATGAGGGTAAGAAGCAGTTTTTATCTTGACGATCCCGGAACTTTAATTTTAGGAGTGGAAGAAATGGAAATTTATAGAGCGGTTAGTGGTGTTGCAGCAGACGATTCACAGGTAAGAATAGCTCTTTTGAAAGTGCCGGATCAGCCCGGTATTGCGGCAAAAGTTTTTGGAGTTCTTTCAAAAAACAACATAAGCGTTGATATGATTATTCAGTCGCTTGAAGAAGATAATGCTAATAATATTGCGTTTACTGTTGATGAAGCAGATTTAAGCAAAGCTCTTGTAGTGCTTCAAGATATTAAACAAATTTTAAAAGCAAAAGAAATTGTAGTAGATAATAATATTTCAAAAATCAGCATTGTAGGCGCAGGAATGATTGACAGACCGGGGATTGCCGCCGATATGTTTGAAGCTTTAGCTGATGAAAATATCAATATTAAGATGATTGCTACAAGTGAAATTAAAATCAGCTGCCTTGTTGATAAAGAAAGGGCTAATGATGCCATAAAGGCCCTTCATACAAAGTTTGAGCTGGATGACGAAAATATAGATCTTGATAAAGTTCAGGCAAGTTAA
- the metW gene encoding methionine biosynthesis protein MetW, whose protein sequence is MTKIISRDNKKARQHYETSQGLHVNYDIIMQMIEPEAKVLDLGCGDGELLKLLKDKKNVKGRGVEINEDNIIKCIEKGLSVFQGDVDEGLKDYQDKSFDYVILNRTLQCTHRPDYVIQEMLRVGKKAVISFPNFAYWRVRLYLTLAGRMPKSNILPFEWFNTPNIHLLTINDFKEFCQKRQIEILKEIYMNKAKVKRDIFHNIFPNCYAEEAIYICSL, encoded by the coding sequence ATGACAAAAATAATTTCACGAGATAACAAAAAAGCAAGACAGCATTATGAAACCTCACAGGGGCTTCATGTCAATTATGACATTATTATGCAAATGATAGAACCTGAAGCAAAAGTTCTTGACCTTGGTTGCGGAGACGGAGAGCTTTTAAAGCTTCTTAAAGACAAGAAAAATGTTAAGGGCAGAGGCGTTGAAATCAATGAAGATAATATAATCAAATGTATTGAAAAAGGATTATCAGTTTTTCAGGGAGATGTTGATGAAGGGCTAAAAGATTATCAGGATAAGTCTTTTGATTACGTAATTCTCAACAGAACGCTTCAATGTACCCACAGACCGGATTATGTAATACAGGAAATGCTTCGTGTCGGGAAAAAAGCTGTTATAAGCTTCCCCAATTTCGCTTACTGGCGTGTGCGGCTTTATTTAACTCTGGCAGGAAGAATGCCGAAGTCGAATATACTTCCTTTTGAATGGTTCAATACCCCTAATATCCATCTTTTAACCATAAATGATTTTAAAGAGTTTTGTCAGAAAAGACAAATTGAAATTTTAAAAGAAATTTACATGAATAAAGCGAAGGTTAAAAGGGATATTTTTCATAATATTTTCCCGAATTGTTATGCAGAAGAAGCTATTTATATATGCTCACTCTAA